One segment of Rubripirellula amarantea DNA contains the following:
- a CDS encoding vWA domain-containing protein: protein MPNSAQMPSDEPLQLQLRAKTTPALLLSMVFHIVALVVIGLMLGQVERGTGEQADRPVGIAMVHRMPDRDRYVEASQVQPTPTESTQSATSAAASAAAAPPADLAPPLDLDGILEAIKASPSPVSGTGMAGETQLDGDAFGDADGAGKSSSDDDATTMVFGVSGSGSQFVYVFDRSDSMNGYGGRPLRAAKSELIKSLSGLTDRQRFQLIFYNDKPSPMRLSRSPLQMFAADAPSVTAAKQHINSITAYGGTEHSSALKMALQLGPDVIFFLTDARIPRISPSDLRDIQIRAQRTGTTIHAIEFGTDAMAPSESFLKELAAMNQGKYQYVNVQEL, encoded by the coding sequence TTGCCCAATTCCGCTCAAATGCCGTCTGATGAGCCTCTCCAGCTCCAACTGCGGGCCAAAACCACGCCCGCGTTGCTGCTTTCGATGGTATTTCACATTGTTGCTTTAGTCGTCATCGGATTGATGCTTGGCCAAGTCGAACGAGGCACGGGCGAACAGGCGGATCGGCCCGTCGGAATTGCAATGGTCCACCGGATGCCCGATCGGGACCGATATGTGGAAGCTTCCCAGGTCCAGCCCACTCCAACGGAATCAACGCAATCGGCGACGTCGGCCGCAGCGTCCGCGGCCGCGGCTCCCCCCGCTGACCTAGCACCTCCGTTGGACCTTGACGGAATATTGGAAGCCATCAAGGCATCGCCCTCGCCCGTTTCGGGAACCGGGATGGCTGGGGAAACTCAACTTGATGGTGACGCCTTCGGTGATGCCGATGGTGCGGGAAAGTCCAGCAGTGACGATGATGCGACAACAATGGTGTTCGGCGTTTCCGGAAGCGGGTCCCAGTTTGTTTATGTGTTTGACCGCAGCGACAGCATGAATGGCTACGGGGGTCGTCCGTTGCGTGCGGCAAAATCAGAACTGATCAAGAGCCTCAGCGGATTGACGGACAGGCAGCGTTTTCAGTTGATCTTCTATAACGACAAACCGTCACCGATGCGGCTTTCCCGCTCTCCGCTGCAAATGTTCGCAGCAGACGCACCCAGCGTGACCGCGGCCAAGCAACACATCAACTCGATTACCGCCTACGGAGGAACAGAACACTCTTCGGCGCTAAAGATGGCGTTGCAACTCGGTCCAGACGTGATCTTCTTTTTGACCGACGCAAGGATTCCACGGATCTCGCCGAGCGATCTTCGTGACATTCAAATCAGAGCACAACGGACCGGGACCACCATTCATGCGATTGAATTTGGTACCGATGCGATGGCACCCTCAGAGAGTTTCCTGAAAGAGTTGGCAGCGATGAATCAAGGCAAGTACCAATACGTTAATGTTCAAGAGTTGTAA
- the metK gene encoding methionine adenosyltransferase — protein MSDQTYLFTSESVSMGHPDKVSDQISDAIVDDILANDPNPGDARVAVETLVTTGQVIVAGEVRTSHYVDVQKIVRETIKKIGYIHSDIGFSYDACGVLNAIHEQSADIAQGVDKASDVEGEQGAGDQGLMFGYACNETDVLMPLPIHLSHRIVEKLAELRASGEIPWLRPDSKSQVTVEYGSDNKPIRIDTVVVSTQHDESILAKDGHTITQEAKDLIIEKCIKPMLPAEFISGEPIKYHINPTGKFVIGGPHGDTGLTGRKIIVDTYGGRGRHGGGAFSGKDPSKVDRSAAYMARYVAKNLVAAGLADEVEVQLAYAIGVAEPVSVNVNTFGTGKISESEMIKLIRKHFSLTPRGLIKELGLTRPVMSVTAAHGHFGREPGPNGEFSWEKTDKAEALAADAGAAA, from the coding sequence GTGAGTGACCAAACTTACCTCTTTACTAGCGAATCGGTCAGCATGGGCCACCCCGACAAAGTGTCGGATCAAATTTCCGATGCGATTGTCGATGATATTTTGGCCAATGACCCTAATCCTGGCGATGCTCGGGTTGCTGTCGAAACGCTGGTCACCACCGGCCAAGTGATTGTCGCTGGTGAGGTTCGCACCAGTCACTATGTCGACGTCCAGAAGATTGTCCGCGAAACGATTAAGAAGATTGGCTACATCCACTCGGATATCGGGTTCAGCTACGACGCATGTGGAGTTCTCAATGCGATTCACGAGCAGTCCGCCGACATCGCTCAGGGAGTCGACAAGGCTTCGGACGTCGAAGGCGAACAGGGTGCTGGCGACCAAGGCTTAATGTTCGGTTACGCATGCAACGAAACCGATGTCTTGATGCCGCTTCCGATTCACCTTTCACACCGCATTGTTGAAAAGCTCGCTGAACTTCGCGCGTCCGGTGAAATTCCTTGGCTTCGTCCCGACAGCAAGAGTCAAGTCACTGTCGAATACGGCAGTGACAACAAGCCGATCCGAATCGATACCGTCGTCGTTAGTACCCAGCATGACGAATCAATCTTGGCGAAGGATGGACACACCATCACCCAGGAAGCCAAGGACTTGATCATTGAAAAGTGCATCAAGCCAATGTTGCCTGCTGAGTTTATCTCTGGCGAACCTATTAAGTATCACATCAACCCAACCGGCAAGTTCGTCATCGGTGGACCTCACGGCGACACCGGTTTGACCGGACGCAAGATCATCGTCGACACCTACGGCGGCCGCGGACGTCACGGAGGCGGTGCTTTCAGTGGCAAGGATCCTTCAAAGGTTGACCGCAGTGCCGCCTACATGGCTCGCTACGTTGCCAAGAATTTGGTCGCCGCCGGACTTGCTGACGAAGTCGAAGTTCAACTCGCTTACGCAATCGGTGTAGCCGAGCCCGTGAGCGTCAACGTGAACACGTTTGGTACTGGCAAGATTTCTGAAAGCGAGATGATCAAATTGATTCGCAAGCACTTTAGCTTGACCCCTCGCGGTTTGATCAAGGAACTTGGCCTGACCCGTCCGGTGATGAGCGTTACTGCTGCCCACGGTCACTTCGGTCGCGAACCTGGTCCTAACGGCGAATTCAGTTGGGAAAAGACCGATAAGGCTGAAGCGCTGGCTGCCGACGCAGGAGCTGCCGCCTAG
- a CDS encoding metallophosphoesterase family protein produces MTDLHVDHCPREVWSRLCEKIAANNSDGVLLTGDLSQSVLADGDANLSTAAGLSSRSTDVALASALMELAKQTKGPTHFVLGNHDFYGSSIAQTRRSVADICRSEPRLRYLTDVYDYRLAEGVYLLGEDGWGDATLGDYEGSYVRLNDFVQIEDFTSIPSDAWKAKLNQLGRDSADRLSDKIKRLPPDTKHVLILTHVPPLPESCWYEGHTTDENWSPFFVCGEVGKCLLAASQSLPEIQFTVLCGHTHHDGVAQVRDNLIIYTGASVYGHPEIEAIVTVNESGIDVLRVG; encoded by the coding sequence GTGACCGACCTCCACGTGGACCATTGCCCACGAGAGGTCTGGTCGCGGCTGTGCGAGAAGATCGCCGCGAACAACTCCGATGGTGTGTTGTTGACCGGTGATTTATCTCAAAGCGTCTTGGCTGACGGCGATGCGAACTTAAGTACTGCTGCGGGATTAAGTTCTCGCAGCACTGACGTTGCTTTAGCGTCGGCGTTGATGGAGTTGGCAAAGCAGACCAAAGGTCCGACGCATTTTGTTCTAGGCAACCATGATTTTTATGGTTCGTCGATTGCCCAAACCCGGCGATCGGTAGCGGACATTTGCCGAAGCGAACCTCGGCTACGTTACCTAACCGACGTTTACGATTATCGCCTCGCCGAAGGTGTGTACTTGCTTGGCGAAGATGGTTGGGGCGATGCGACACTGGGCGACTACGAGGGATCGTATGTGCGGCTCAATGATTTTGTCCAAATCGAAGATTTCACAAGCATTCCGTCGGACGCATGGAAGGCGAAGCTGAATCAGCTCGGGCGGGATTCGGCCGACCGTTTGTCGGACAAAATCAAGCGGCTTCCCCCAGACACCAAGCATGTCTTGATTCTGACTCATGTGCCGCCGCTACCGGAATCCTGTTGGTACGAAGGACATACGACCGACGAAAATTGGTCGCCGTTTTTTGTCTGCGGCGAAGTCGGCAAGTGCTTATTGGCAGCATCGCAATCGCTTCCTGAGATTCAGTTCACGGTGCTGTGCGGGCACACTCATCACGACGGAGTCGCTCAAGTCCGAGACAACCTAATTATCTACACCGGAGCTTCGGTGTACGGACATCCGGAAATCGAAGCCATCGTGACGGTTAACGAAAGCGGGATAGATGTTTTAAGAGTGGGATAG
- a CDS encoding glycosyltransferase family 2 protein, with protein sequence MNEPPQISVVLPAYNEEANIGPCIDELLQCLIGEHELRTEVIVVNDNSHDNTEAEVLKVAKNWPGSIRLIRRNPPGGFGRALRTGLAYVTGDVVIVYMSDRSDHPEDAFAYYQKIQEGYDCVFGSRFIKGAEVNRYPRVKLVVNRIVNKVVQWMFWTDMNDLTNAFKAYRREVVQTCGPYKACHFNITLEMSLSALIGGYKITQIPIGWEGRTWGSTNLRMGEMGRRYLCTLLMLFFQRILMSDDVKSERFGKVTFGQEIPLVEDAVLTAKNE encoded by the coding sequence ATGAATGAACCTCCGCAAATTTCGGTCGTCCTGCCGGCGTACAACGAGGAGGCCAATATTGGTCCCTGCATTGATGAACTGCTGCAATGTTTAATTGGTGAGCATGAATTGCGCACCGAGGTCATCGTTGTTAACGACAACAGCCACGACAACACGGAAGCCGAAGTGTTGAAGGTCGCCAAGAATTGGCCCGGCAGCATTCGTTTGATACGTCGTAACCCACCCGGAGGTTTCGGCCGAGCCCTCCGCACTGGCCTCGCTTATGTAACCGGCGATGTTGTGATCGTTTACATGTCCGATCGTTCGGACCATCCCGAAGATGCATTCGCCTACTACCAAAAAATCCAGGAAGGCTACGACTGTGTGTTCGGATCACGGTTCATCAAAGGAGCGGAAGTGAATCGCTATCCGCGCGTAAAGTTGGTCGTCAACCGGATCGTCAATAAAGTCGTTCAGTGGATGTTCTGGACCGATATGAACGATTTGACGAACGCGTTCAAAGCCTATCGCCGCGAAGTGGTGCAAACGTGTGGGCCATACAAAGCGTGCCATTTCAATATCACACTTGAAATGTCACTCAGTGCGCTAATCGGTGGTTACAAAATCACGCAAATTCCGATTGGCTGGGAAGGCCGTACTTGGGGATCGACCAATTTGCGAATGGGTGAGATGGGCCGTCGTTACCTTTGCACGCTGCTGATGTTGTTCTTCCAACGGATCTTGATGAGCGATGATGTTAAGAGCGAGCGATTCGGAAAGGTGACGTTCGGCCAAGAGATTCCTCTTGTTGAAGATGCTGTTTTAACTGCCAAGAATGAATGA